A window of Bradyrhizobium sp. AZCC 1719 genomic DNA:
ACCATTGGCGGCATCGCGGCGGCTTCCGCCTTCGGTGCAATTTTCGGTCTGCGCTTCTGCCTCGCTTTTGCGGTTGCGGTAGCGCTGCCGGCCTGGTGGCTTGGCCATCTCGCGTTGCTGGGACGGTCAACGGCTACTGTCGAAACCGACAACAGCACGAATCCTACGGCAGAGAATCTCGAGTGGTATCCGACCGGACGGATCCTGCTTTGGATCGCCGGCTTTGCCATCCTGTCTTCCCTCGCGTCGTGGCTGGTGTTCGGCAAGGATGCCGACGCCATCGCTGCGGCCCTGCGAAGCGGGCTGACGAAGGTTCTTTCCGACCGTGAAGGGCTATCGTCGGGCGATATCGAGAGGTTGGCTGACGCGCTTGTAACGATCTTTCGCGGCTTGTCGGCAATGCTCGTCGTGACGACTCTTACGCTCAACCTCTGGCTTGCCGCGAAGATTTCAGCGATGTCGGGCCGGCTGCGCCGCCCCTGGCCAGACCTGAAGAGCACAGCGTTGCCGCCGATGACACTCGTAGCACTCTGCGGGACCTTGGCATTTTGTTTCGCTGGCGGAGCGTTTTCGATAGCGGCGCAGATCATGACAGCCGCGCTCTTCATGGCTTACGCTCTCGTCGGCCTTGCCGCCGTTCACACGCTGACACTGGCGTTGAAGAGCCGCGCGTTTTTGCTGAGTTGCACCTACGGGATCCTGGTGTTGTTGCCATGGACGGTCGTTCTGATGATCGCCCTCGGCCTTACGGACGCAATTTTCGGATTGCGCCAACGTTATCTGCGCGGAAAGCCACCGCCTTTGCCCGCAGCCTGAAAATCCAACCATTCACCTAAACTCGAGACCGAACACGAAACAAGGAGAACGAAAATGGAAGTCATCTTGCTGGAACGCGTTGCCAAGCTTGGTCAGATGGGCGAAGTCGTCCGCGTCAGGGACGGGTATGCCCGCAACTTTCTGCTCAAGCGCGGCAAGGCACTGCGCGCCACCGCCGACAACCGCGCCAAGTTCGACGGCATGAAGGCCGAGCTCGAGGCCAACAACCTCAAGGCCAAGGGCGAAGCAACCAAGGTCGCCGAGAAGATCAACGGCCGTAACGTGGTCGTGCTGCGCCAGGCGTCGGAATCCGGGCAGTTGTTCGGATCGGTAAGCGTGCGCGATATCATTGCCTCGTTCGAAGCCGATGGCGTCACCATCAGCCGCAGCCAGGTCATGCTGGACGCGCCGATCAAGACCATCGGCAAGCACGAGATCAACATCGCCGTGCACCCGGAAGTCGAAGTCAGCGTCAGCGTCACCGTCGCGCGCAGCGCCGATGAAGCCGAGCGCATCAACCGCGGCGAGGACATCTCGACCCGTCAGGAAGACCAGGACGCCGCCGCCGAGGCGCTCGCCGCCGCCGGCGAATTCTTCGATCCGGAAGCCCAGCACGAGGAAGCCGCGCCGGCGCCGGCTGCGAACGAAAAGTAAGGCGCTTCGTTCCAAACGCTTTGACGACCTTCAAGCCCGGCCTCAATCAGGCCGGGCTTGGGATTCTAGAGCCTTTTCGGTTCTGATTGAATCAGAACCGGGCTCTAGGTTTTTGTTTTGACGCGTTTTCTTGACGCGAACCGGTGTCCACTTCGCTGGAAAACGCTCTAGCGGCCGTCTTCTCGTCGAGCATTGCGATCGAGGCCAGCGCGGTTGCGGTATGCTTCTCGACGCCCTCGGTTACGCAAAACACGTCGGCCGCAACCACGGCGACCTGACGTCCGGGCTTGATCACGCGCGCCCGGCAGATCAATCGCTCACCGATCGCCGGCGACAGCAGATTCAATTTGTATTCCGCCGTCAGCGCCGGTTGCCCGCGCGATGTCGCGGCCGCGATCGTGGTGGCGTTGTCGACCAGGAAGGCCGTGACGCCGCCGTGAAACAAGCCATGTTGCTGCAACAGTTCCGGCCGGCGGTCGACCGCAAGCGTACACGTGCCGCGCGTCAACTCGGATAGTTCTGCACCGATATGGGTCATGAAGCCCTGGCGGCCGACATTGTCGCGGATACGGGTCGCGATCGGCGCGAAGTCGGCATCGTTGTTCGCACTCATATTGTTTCTCCGGGCTTGTGGATCATATCGGGCGCGACCACCGCGCGGATGGCACAGGCGATCAGGATTTCGGCCTGTTCTCGCGGATCGGCGCGGTCGCGGCCCGAAAGCCATGCGCGGCAAAAAATCTGCGCCGGTCCGATGATCTGGCTGAAGAAAACCGACGAAGTTATCGGCAGCAATTCGCCGCGCTCAACCAGCGGCGCGCGCCATCGTTCGACGGCTTCCGCAAGGCGCGAATTCTGAGCGCGCTGCGCGCCGCGGATCGCCTCGGTCCATTCACTGCGGGAAATCTCGAAGAGATAGCGCGCCTCGCGCCGGGAATTGACGACCCAGTCCAGATGCGCGCGGATCAGCCGCGCCACGCCTTCCCGGGCGCCGCAGGATTCATCGACCGCCGCTACGACGGCAGCGTGATAGCGGGCGAGGATTTCCAGGAACAGCGCGCCGGCCAGTTCCTTCTTCGATCCGAAGAAATGGAAGAAACTGCCGTTGGACGCTCGCGCGCGAGTTCTGATGGCGGCCACCGTGGCGCCCTCGAAACCGTCGCGATCGAACACCGCCAACCCCGCCGCCAGCAGATCGTCCCGTGCCGTAGCCACCTGCGCCACCCTTCGGTCCATTAGATCGTTACTCTAGAGTGTTACTCTAGAAACGGTCAAGCGCGTCACCGGCAGGCATTTGGAAATCTGCATCCTATCGCGAGATGGGTGGCGCGGGAGGGCCGACGGGCCCGGCCGGCGGCGTTGCGGGCGCCGCAGTAGCTGTCACCGGCGGAGACGTCGCGGGTGCCTCCGCCTGGGGGCTCGCGGCCGGCTCAGGGGCAGTCGCGGCGGGAGCTGGCGGCGCAGGCGTCACCGGGTCGGGCCGGGGCGCGGTCGGTTCGCTGTCGGCGCTCTCCTTGGGCGCATTGACCTTGGCGCTTTCGGAACCGCCCTCGCTGGCCGGCTTTTCCGACTCGCCGGCCGGCTTCGCGGCCTCCGTGGCCGGCTTGTCAGCCTCACCCTTGGCGGAGTCGGTCCGGTCGGTATCAGGCTTGGCGGGATCGGGCCCGCCAGAATCGGTTTTGGTGGGATCAGGCTTGGTAGGATCAGGCTTGGCAAGATCAGGCTTGGCAAGATCAGGCTTGGCAAGATCGGGTTTGGCAAGATCAGGCTCGGCAGTTCCGGGCTTCGCAGCTTCGGATTTGGCGGCATCCCGAGACGCATCTTCCTTTGCGGCGTCGCCGCGGGCCTGGTCGGCTTTCGGCGGTTCTTCGGCGGCGGGCCTGCCACGCCTGCCCTGCTTCTGCCTGACACCCGATTTGCTGTCGGTAGCGGCCTGCCCATCATCTGCCGGCTTAGCAGCCTCGGGCGCCGTGTGCGGCCGTGCGAGCCGCTTCGCGTCGCGGCCCGGGCGCGCGCCCTCGCCTTGCGACGGTGCGCCATCGACATCCGGCCGGGAAGCCTCCTGGGCCGGTGCGGCGGACGGCTGCCGGCGACCGAATCGGTCGGGCTGATCCGACCTTCCATCCTGCTTGGCGTCCTTCTGCTTGGACTGATCCTTAGCCTGATACCGGGGATCTGCAGCCCCATTGGATATCAAGTAGGAAGAAAGCACCGAGGCCATGGAGGAGCCGGTGGTATAATGCTGGCGCAGAAAGCCCGGCAACGATGAAGCCGGCGTGTTCTTCAACAGGCCACGCGGGCTCCTGTGGCAGGCGCTGCAGGTGCTCGAAAATATCTGGGAAGGGCTCTTGCCGGCGTCGAGATTTTCTACCGCCCACACCACGTCTGCTGTGAGGCAGCCGATCAGGAGCGTCACCGTCGCTAAACTGAGCGCTCGGCTCAACATTCCCTACTTCTCCACGTGGAATCTGCCTGCGACGCACAACGTCGCCGACGGAGGGGTCACCTTTTAGCCGATTATGACGCGAATGGAAGCGGGCTTACTACGCATCTGCGTGACTGTGACATTTGAGAATATCCGCTTTCACGCCAACGCAGTAGCACTGCGGCATCATCATACTTACGATGTTCCTGGTGCACATGGAACTCTCTGTTCCGAGGTGCATTGGTGTAACGGGCTGGTCGTTCCATTGGTGCTTCGATGGATCGTTTGTTGCGTTATTTCCTGGGTCAGTTCATTCGCCGCGGCACGATGAATTTCACGACCGCCAGTGGGGCGAGATTTATCTGCGGGGACGGAACCGGCCGCCCGGTGTCGGCGCGGTTCCTGAGTAAGCGGACGCAACTCCGGATTCTCCTCAACCCCGAACTGGCGCTTGGCGAAGCCTATATGGACGGCTCGTTCGTGGTCGAGGACGGCTCGATCGCCGACGCGCTGGAAATCCTGCTCGGCCAGCCCGAAATGCTGCCACGCTGGGCCAAGCTGCAATGGTGGCTGCGCTATTTCAGCAGGCACGCGAGACAATTCAATTGGCGGGGCCGGGCGAAAAACAATGTCGCCCACCACTATGATCTGGACAGTTGGCTCTATTCCCTCTTCCTCGACGCCGACCGGCAATATAGCTGCGCGTATTTCGAAGCACTGGATATGACGCTCGACGACGCCCAGCTCGCCAAAAAGCGTCACCTTGCTGCCAAGCTTCTCGTTGGGCCCGGCGACCGCGTGCTCGACATCGGCTCAGGCTGGGGTGGCCTTGGCCTCTACCTGGCCGAAATGACGGACGCCAATGTCACCGGAATCACGCTGTCGTCGGAACAATTGCAGGCCTCGAATGCCCGCGCCACCGAGAAGAACCTGACGGGTTCGGCAAGATTCCTGCTGAGCGACTACCGCGATATTGCCGGCCCGTTCGATCGGATCGTGTCCGTCGGCATGTTCGAGCATGTCGGCATCGACTTCTATGAAACCTACTTCCGGCGCTGCGCCGAACTCCTCAGCGACGACGGCATCATGGTGCTGCACTCGATCGGCCGTTCCACGGGGCCTGATGTGACGAGCCCATGGATCACGAAATACATCTTCCCGGGCGGCTATATCCCCGCCCTGTCAGAGGTCATCCCCGCGATCGAGAAAGCCGGCCTTCTGGTTTGCGACATCGAAATCCTGCGGCTGCATTATGCGGAAACGCTGAAGGCCTGGCGGGAGCGCTTCATGGCGCGGCGCGAAGAGGCGGTGCGCCTCTATGACGAGCGTTTTGCCCGGATGTGGGAATTTTATCTGGCGGCGTCGGAAATGTCGTTCCGGAAGCAGAACCTGATGAATTTCCAGATCCAGCTCACCAGGCGCCAGGGAATTGTGCCGATGACGCGCGATTACATCACCCGGGAAGAAGCAAGGCTGCGCGGGATGGAAATCGGAAAACAGCCGCGGCTGCAGTTGGCCGGCGAATAGGCCGCAAAGGCGGTGGAGTCAGTTTCTCAGGCTATAGGCCGAGGCGTAAGGCGTGCGGGCCGATGCCGGGCGGGCGAGTTGGGCTCGCAGCGCGGCAAGCAACTGGGCATCACAGGGTTCGTCACGCCGTTCCGGGCGCGAAATCTCTTCCATGGCGTCGATCAGCATCGACAGCCACAAACGCTGGGCGCTTGCCGATCGCCATCCCTGGAGTTGCTGACCCATCGCCTGTTCCTTTTGGTCGGTGCAACTGGCAACTCGAAAATCGCCGGCCCGTTCCCGATTTCGTAACCAATCCATCCTGAGCGAAGAAAATCGCA
This region includes:
- the rplI gene encoding 50S ribosomal protein L9, whose amino-acid sequence is MEVILLERVAKLGQMGEVVRVRDGYARNFLLKRGKALRATADNRAKFDGMKAELEANNLKAKGEATKVAEKINGRNVVVLRQASESGQLFGSVSVRDIIASFEADGVTISRSQVMLDAPIKTIGKHEINIAVHPEVEVSVSVTVARSADEAERINRGEDISTRQEDQDAAAEALAAAGEFFDPEAQHEEAAPAPAANEK
- a CDS encoding PaaI family thioesterase, translated to MSANNDADFAPIATRIRDNVGRQGFMTHIGAELSELTRGTCTLAVDRRPELLQQHGLFHGGVTAFLVDNATTIAAATSRGQPALTAEYKLNLLSPAIGERLICRARVIKPGRQVAVVAADVFCVTEGVEKHTATALASIAMLDEKTAARAFSSEVDTGSRQENASKQKPRARF
- a CDS encoding TetR/AcrR family transcriptional regulator, whose protein sequence is MATARDDLLAAGLAVFDRDGFEGATVAAIRTRARASNGSFFHFFGSKKELAGALFLEILARYHAAVVAAVDESCGAREGVARLIRAHLDWVVNSRREARYLFEISRSEWTEAIRGAQRAQNSRLAEAVERWRAPLVERGELLPITSSVFFSQIIGPAQIFCRAWLSGRDRADPREQAEILIACAIRAVVAPDMIHKPGETI
- a CDS encoding cyclopropane-fatty-acyl-phospholipid synthase family protein — encoded protein: MDRLLRYFLGQFIRRGTMNFTTASGARFICGDGTGRPVSARFLSKRTQLRILLNPELALGEAYMDGSFVVEDGSIADALEILLGQPEMLPRWAKLQWWLRYFSRHARQFNWRGRAKNNVAHHYDLDSWLYSLFLDADRQYSCAYFEALDMTLDDAQLAKKRHLAAKLLVGPGDRVLDIGSGWGGLGLYLAEMTDANVTGITLSSEQLQASNARATEKNLTGSARFLLSDYRDIAGPFDRIVSVGMFEHVGIDFYETYFRRCAELLSDDGIMVLHSIGRSTGPDVTSPWITKYIFPGGYIPALSEVIPAIEKAGLLVCDIEILRLHYAETLKAWRERFMARREEAVRLYDERFARMWEFYLAASEMSFRKQNLMNFQIQLTRRQGIVPMTRDYITREEARLRGMEIGKQPRLQLAGE
- a CDS encoding transcriptional regulator, which codes for MGQQLQGWRSASAQRLWLSMLIDAMEEISRPERRDEPCDAQLLAALRAQLARPASARTPYASAYSLRN